In the Primulina eburnea isolate SZY01 chromosome 15, ASM2296580v1, whole genome shotgun sequence genome, TGTGTTGGCGCCGGGCTCCCAAAGAGCAAGTGAATGCAGAATGGCTGCATTTTATGCCGGCTTTCCAGGTACTTGTTCATGCCGTTCTGCAACCATTTGTTTTACAGGATATTACTGATTATACAGGGTTGTTTCCGTGCAGAAACTGTACCTGTCAGGACCGTGAACAGGCAGTGTTCGTCTGGCCTCCAAGCTGTTGCTGATGTAGCCGCAGCCATCAAAGCTGGGTTCTATGATATTGGTACCTTTGTTTTGCTTAGAACTTCCTTGTAAGCCAGGGTTAGCTAACATTTTTCTAGTTTCATGGGTTAGCTAACTTTTTTCGATCGTATTTTTAACAAGGGATTGGTGCGGGGCTAGAATCAATGACTGCCAATCCTATGGCCTGGGATGGATCAGTCAATCCAAGAGTAATCCTACTTCTGTCATTCCCTGTATTAGATTGAGTTTTTTGGTACATGATCGAACCATAGAACGTGAAATGTGGTATAAATTCCAGGTAAAAACTATGGCTCAAGCGCAAGATTGTCTTCTTCCAATGGGTATTACTTCAGAAAATGTTGCCCATCGTTTTGGTGTTACGAGGCAGGAGCAAGATCAGGCTGCAGTAAGTTCAATATACCTGTCAGTTCATGGTTGCATCCAAGCTGACCATGTCTTTGATGGATTCTAACTATGTTTCAGGTTGAATCACATAGAAAAGCTGCAGCTGCAACCGCTTCAGGAAAATTCAAAGATGAGATAATACCCGTGAAAACTAAGGTTACTTTTGTCAAAACTTTTCGTTTTATTTTGATACTTGGTTCAAATGTTATGTTCAATTACTGTCAACTTTTCCGGTGGTTATGGCATCTATTTGTTTGAAACAGATCGTGGACCCAAAATCGGGGGATGAGAAAGCAGTCACAATATCTGTTGATGATGGCATACGACCTAATGCTTCACCATCAGATCTGGCAAAACTGAAGCCTGTTTTCAAGAAAGATGGTTCAACAACTGCTGGTAAATAAGATCCTTGCACAACTGTTTCTCATTTAGCATGAATTATGTTATGctactcttgtggtctgtgctCAGGGAATTCTAGCCAAGTGAGTGATGGTGCTGGAGCTGTGCTACTGATGAAGAGAAGTGTTGCAGTGCAGAAAGGGCTTCCCATCCTTGGTGTATTCAGGTTTATAAATTTATTGGTTATTTAACCTTGATGTTAAAGCTTTTTGCTGCAAATAAAAAAGCTGGATTATGCTCCTCCATGTGACAAGTCTCATACTTTACTGCTTTTGCAGGAGCTTTTCTGCTGTTGGTGTGGATCCTGCGATCATGGGCATTGGACCAGCTGTTGCCATTCCTGCAGCGGTCAAATCTGCTGGTCTTGAGCTTGATGACATAGATCTTTTTGAGATAAATGAGGTAAAATTTAATTCCAAAACTTAATGTACTTTTCATATGCACAATTGCACCAATGTTTTTATTCCTTACATGAATTATGCTTTGAGCAGGCATTTGCTTCCCAATTTGTTTACTGCCGTAAGAAGCTGGAGCTCGATCCTCAGAAGATTAATGTTAATGGAGGCGCAATGGCTATTGGACATCCTTTGGGAGCTACAGGTATTCTTCCTCTTGGCTAAATTGTTGATCTACCAATAATTTTGATTGCGTTCTTTCCTTCCACAAGTAGCAGTTTTCAATTTTGTCTGCTAATGCTAATCGAACTAACGTATGTGGATCTTTTTATACTAAGCTGCACCAAAAATTAATTAGGTTGAGGTCATACTGCCTGTATGTGATATAAACTATTTGCCGATCAACTTAAATGTATTTATCAAAATATGTGCTTGATTCAGGAGCTCGATGTGTAGCTACGTTGTTGCATGAGATGAAGCGTCGAGGCAAAGATTGTCGCTTCGGTGTGATTTCCATGTGCATAGGTTCGTTTTTTCCCCCATCTCTGTGAGCGcttacttgaacatactttccAGGAACGCCAAATTGAGAgctttatttgaatttgaatacAGGCACAGGTATGGGGGCAGCTGCTGTGTTTGAAAGAGGCGACACATGTGACGAGCTATCCAACGTACGGGCAACTGAAGCACACAATTTCCTCTCCAAGGATGCTCGTTAAATGCCACAAGTTCCAATAATATTCGAGTTTGAACTCAAAAATGAATAAGGCGTGTAATGACTTCAAACTTGTTCTATCATAGTTTTGTTCTGGTATAACCGGCAGTTGTCTGATATGGACTGCTATATTTAAGGGAAAAATGGATTATTATTTCTTTTGTTTCTTTTAAGCAAATGTCTTCTCCTTTCCGTAGCCAACTGCTACTCTGCTAGGTTCGAATTTAGCACCTGTGAAGAATACTCTATTGCAATTAAAAAATCATGATGAAATCGCAGTAAATTCTGTTTGATATATTGCAAGGAAAAAGTCATTGTCATATGCAACATGAGTTTTTTTATCGAAATCatgttaaatataaaaaaatgtatattttaTCTCTATGAAAATTAAATAGACGTCTTtctatttctttattttttataaaaatatagtaCCATCTACTCTTGCTGAAGGGATTTTTTGATCACATGCCTAACTCTCGAGTTTGAACAATATTCTCTCTAATTTATAAAAATGGGTTTTTATATTTTTCCAGGCTAGATATTGGGAGAAACAACGGGACTGATTTCATCATTGACCCAGTTATCAACAAGGTCGAGAAGGAAAATCATAGAATCATCAAGCAAGAAATCATATGATTTATTGTAGGGGAAATCTTATATTCGTGTTGGTTTTTAATCATGGCGCTAATACGTATTCAAAAAATCGCGTTGGCAATAATAGATCGCAATAATAGTTGTAATTAACAAGCCATTTTCATTTCATTTGTAATTGAGATTGGTGATCATTTTTGTAGGTTTACTTGGAGTTTAAAAATCAACATTTATAAGATCTTATCTATCACCATAAGGAGAGAGATGCAAAACTATCATtcacaatatttttttaaaaacattaataaggttaatttagaaaataattatttgaaaatttacCAAATAAGATGGTCTAGATTTTACTATTTAATTCGTTGACCACTTATGTAGTGTTTTCaaaaacatattttaatttacaattttcaaacattttattaattaaaagttAAACTCTTACAAAAACTTTCTTAATATATAGATACACACCTACACCTAGACCTACAGGATACCATTCCAAGTAAACCGTATTCTATATAGTTGGTACTTTTTCAGAACAAAATATACAATGTTAATctattcaattctataatttgAAGCAAGCCAATCCCAGAGGACTCTTAATTtgcataaaattcgaaatacaCGTTCTTGTTAAGCATCGATTTcagaagaatttttttttgaatttcatGGACTTACATTCGATCATTAAATTAGTGCACCACACTTATCCAGGTAAGAAATTTAGACCAAAATATCAACATTTTTCTCAATCTATCTAAAAACAAGCTATGTAGTTATTACAATGAATTCAAAAAATAAACAATTACACGTTATTGTACAGGACTATAGTTCATCGATGCGCAGAGTTGCACTTCAGAAAAGCTATTTAAAGAGTGAAACAAAAAAATAGTTTCAAAAGATATCTCAACAACCAACGTGCTGTTGCCTTGTAACTTGGTTTCACGTACAAGGAACAAAAAAGACGATGAATATATCAAGTTATAGCTGACTTGCAGACGGGACACAATGTTCTCCTCTTCAGCCATGGATCAATACACTGTGACAAGTGAGAAGGGGGTTAGGAATTGGCTTTACCTACAAGGTCAAGCGGAAAATCTCCAACTATCTCCTCTCAGTTGTCTGACGGTAAAATATTACTTCACCAAGTTGCAGTGAAAACAAATATCACAGCTTTTATAGACATTTCAAGGCAAAAATAGACAGGATTACTTCAAACCAGAAGATTGTGTTAGTTGCATGAGATAAATTCAACTAAAATAAGAACTACAGTACACAGAATATTGGAAGCACACTCACACATGTAGAGAGACAGATTACAAATAAAAGTTCATAAGTCAGCACACCTAACTATTTAGATGATCACAtttttatgtgtgtgtgtgagcgAATGTAGGCAAGTAGATTGACATCTAtgcatggatgatttaactaaAGACAACGATAACTAGCATGCGACAATGGATAGGTGGAAAAGAAAagcctcgtacatctttgtgaAATTTGTGCAAGCAAGGGAGATGGCGGATGGTATCGCCGATGGTTGGAGTTTCAAGACAAATTGCACAAGCCTCGTCAAAATTGTCACTCTGCAAGGACAAAAATACAATAAGCAACTTAGAAACAGAAGATGCATGACTTAGCACAGGCTATTTCATTCACGAAAGAAGATGATACAATGGAAGAATCAATTCTAAAGATGATTGCCTGGACGGTTGATTGTGGGAGGCCATTAATCTGATGAATAGATGCACCACCATGATCATTGTTCTCGTCAAGAGCTAATAATGTTTCATAATCATTCCTAACAAGATAATGGTAAGAAAAGTATAAGCAGCCTTTAATAAACAAACGAGGATTTTGTAAAGTACCCACAAAGTGAAAAACAGAGAAGAAAACAAAAGGAAATCCAACAGACTTCAGACTTTAATGCTCCACAATTATACTACTTGACGAAATTTGTTGAAGATATATCTGTTCATGGTACGCGTCAAATAAGAAAGGAGTTTGTGTTTTTTCATCATGCCATCCATCTCTCAACTTTTAACAGTCTCGAATTCTTAATGCATATAAAACTCATAAACCGTGTACATTGAGTTTTTTAAAACTTCATATCATTTAAATCCAGAACTATCTCTTATGGCTCCATCATTGTCTATGATTGAGGCATAGCCTCCATACAGTTATCTAGCCACACAAAATAGAAGAGCATTTCTCCCTAGGTATTCAAAGTAGCTTCAAAATGAGGAGCAACCGCCTAATTACGCAAATCATGATGGCAGCATGAGAGTGGTTTTAGACAGCCGCTATGAAGCTTGAATAAAGAAAAGGGCGATCCATAATTTCATATCAAATTAGGCTGTCAACGAACATTCAACGTTGTTCTTCTGTGATCACTCCATCAAGTACTACTTCAGAGGTACCAGATTGGATCTATGACCCTGTGCTGACACTCTCTAATCATAATGGCGCACAAAGTCTCAGATAATACTCACTCGTTAAAATCACGATGAGTTATAAGGTTTCCGGTGCCGACTTCCATGTCACTGAAAGTCTCTAATGTTCCCAGAATATGCAATCTCtgcaaaaaagaaaaatattatttaggaACCCCACAACTTGGGACTGCATTATCAACCACACACTTGCAAATTATAAATTGTAGATTTGAGAGAGGAATATTTCTCATGATAAATTATACCGAGTACCATACAATATTTATACAAATAGTGCAAATCAATCACCACAAAATTAGGACTTAATCTTAGCTAACAAATCTCTTAAAAAACACCATTCCAAAATTAGTCTGATCTAATCCCTATAAATCCTctctatatttacaataatatcaaattcctaACTTTCATCATTCTACACTTTCCCTCAAGTAGATTGAAAATCAGCCTTGTCCTCAAGGCTGAGCTTAAGAATTATCTTCAAAGTTTTCTCATTGCTTGGCATCACTGTTCCAATTTGTAGACCTTTGATTGTTAATTTGAGCTTCCACCTTAATGTGTGATTTGTCAACCACAACACTGGTTGGGGCACAACAATCGATCTGTGGACCGAGTAAAGTAAAATGTTTGGAGAGAATTGTGCTGCCTTTCCTTATGATCTGAAATAATGCATCTTCTGCATTCAGAACCAATTTAGTGTAAAGTATGCATGCCCGATAGTGAAGAACTGAGAAAAGTTCTTCAGCTGCCATAATTCCCATACACAAGCCTGCATTACTTCTTGTAGAAATGAATGATAATCCGTTAATTATATGAAATTTCGAGCCAGGGGCAAGAACACAATTCTTCCCCAATTTTGCTTCAAAGATAATAGAATATGACAAATCCCACAATCCCACGGTTCCCTCATCGTGAAGGATCATACCTTTATCAACAAAAAATCCCTTAGTGGCAGCGTCAATGTTGCCTTATCTTTCAGATTTTACATTTTGAAAGCTCATCTTGTTATTCTTCTTGCGGACAGCAAATGAAGATACTCAACAGCTTGTTAAATTTCTTGATTATCTCATTGGCTGGACTTTTAGAAGTGAATCTCATTTTTATTACGAATGCCCGCTCTGTGTAGAATAGATTCCTAAATTGAGGCCTCTTGATGTTTCTAGATTTTCTTCAAAATTCTTCCGGGAAACTTCGATATTCATTGCAGCCCACAAAGGAGGCGACCCCTTAAACAGACTCTGTCCAGTACCCATGATGCACAACCCACTGCCACACGCCACTTTTGTACGAGTCGAGAGATCATTGACTGTAATGGAGCAAGATTTACATTCATTAAAGACACATGCTCCCCACTATAAGTCAAGAAAAACTGGACTGAAAGTGTCTTGAGTAAGATGCAAGCCGATATCAAGAAACTTCAAAATAAGAATCTGCTTGGAGGAATTTGCTATGGATTTTTTTGCTACGTGCAATTCAAGAAGGATATTACAAAGTTCTTGATAAGAAGACCCAGCGGCAGGACTCAGAGCACATTCACAAAAATCATGCTGCCTTAAGTGTCCCATTTTCATTGCCACTCCACACCCGATTAGGATTTCCATATTCCACATCAAATTTTTAACCCTCTTCATGGGACATTGGAAAAGTGCTAAGGAGTTGATTCCACCATCGTGCAATTCTTTCCCCTTAAAACATATATTCTGACTCAATTTCCTAATCGAACCCAAAGCAAATCCGTCTTGGTTGTAGAAATAAATCATGATACCTTCAGTTCGCTTCTCACTTTTGCAGATAAAGTCCAAAACCCATATGACTATTATTGGGCCCGGGTCTACTTCTCTTGTCCAAATCTCATTTATGGTCATATTAGTAGTCAGTGACATAGCCCAAATGACCCTTTTTCAGCCACAGCCCACCCTTGAACTTGCCAAATCCCAAACCAGACAATCAGCGTCTCTTCAATCAATAGCCTCCGCATCAATTTAACAAAACAGaatcatgaattattttttGTGCCAATCTGTTGCCCAGCTTTCAATATCCATCCAATCGAGTCTCTCCCATCGAATCCAAGTGAATTTGCTCTCTTGGAAACCTGATTCTCCACATCAGATCCGAGGTTTTCACCCCCAAGTCCCAACGATCTTTTCTCCTTTCTTTGCCTTGATTCTGGGATTTGACGCAAAGAGGGACGTGTCCATAATTGGTCTGCCTATATAAATTATTTGGGCCCAGTTTTGCTTGTGATTTACAGACCAAAAACTTACTTCATTATTCTCCCCACAATCCCTTTCATCCATAACTGA is a window encoding:
- the LOC140814428 gene encoding 3-ketoacyl-CoA thiolase 2, peroxisomal, with the translated sequence MEKAVERQRVLLQHLRPSFTSSSLEDSISASVCSAGDSAAYQRSSLFGDDVVIVAAYRTALCKSKRGGFKDTYPDDLLAPVLKALIDKTNVKPSEVGDIVVGTVLAPGSQRASECRMAAFYAGFPETVPVRTVNRQCSSGLQAVADVAAAIKAGFYDIGIGAGLESMTANPMAWDGSVNPRVKTMAQAQDCLLPMGITSENVAHRFGVTRQEQDQAAVESHRKAAAATASGKFKDEIIPVKTKIVDPKSGDEKAVTISVDDGIRPNASPSDLAKLKPVFKKDGSTTAGNSSQVSDGAGAVLLMKRSVAVQKGLPILGVFRSFSAVGVDPAIMGIGPAVAIPAAVKSAGLELDDIDLFEINEAFASQFVYCRKKLELDPQKINVNGGAMAIGHPLGATGARCVATLLHEMKRRGKDCRFGVISMCIGTGMGAAAVFERGDTCDELSNVRATEAHNFLSKDAR